The sequence tgtccaaagatgtgtgggttagggggattggccgtgctaaattgtcccttagtgtcagggggattcgctggggtaaatgcatggggttatggggacggggcctgcgggtcggtgcagactcgatgggccgaatggcctccttctgccctgtcgggAGTCTGTGCGTAGCGCAGAGTCGTAGCGGACgtgtcgaatttccttagcctcctgagaaaggatGGGGCGTGGAGGGCCCAGGGCaggttccccctccctctctctgcgtccacCCTGATATCGACGATGTGTGTGTTAATGACTGGGTTTGCGCTCTCCCCGCAGGCACTGGCTGACTAACGCGTACGTCCTGTTTGCCGTCCCGTACTTCGCCTACGACATCTACGCCATGTATCTCTGCCACTGGTACAAGTACCGGGTTAAAGGGCACGAACTGGATGCCACGTACAACCGGGCGATTCTGAAGAGCTACGTGCGAAAGGAGTTCCTCATGGTCATCCATCACAGCGTCATGTTCGCTGTCTGCTTCCCCGTATCCGTGGTGAGTGCTGtctcccccgtccccctctccccgtcactGACATCTCCGTGCTCCCCTAACCCCTGCTACTCACCGCCCTCCCGGCCTCTGGAACGTCATccccaccagacacacacacacgaccactCCTTTACCGACACATCGCGACACAGGacggcacaggagcaggccctctctgtctctgtgtgtgtctctctctctgtctctccctctgtgtctctctctctgtgtcactctccctctctgtctctctctctctgtgtctctctccctctctgtatctctctctccctctctgtgtctctctccctctctgtgtctctctctctctctgtgtgtctctctctctctgtgtctctctctctctctgtgtctctctctgtgtctctctctgtgtctctctctctgtgtctctctctgtgtctctctctctgtgtctctccctctctgtgtctctctccctccctgtgtctctctccctctctgtgtctctctccctccctgtgtctctctccctctctgtgtctctccctctgtgtgtctctctctctgtgtgtctctctctctgtgtgtctctctctctgtgtctctctctctctctgtgtctctctctctgtgtctctccctctctgtgtctctctccctctctgtgtctctctccctctctgtgtctctctccctccctgtgtctctctccctctctgtgtctctccctctgtgtgtctctctctctgtgtgtctctctctctgtgtgtctctctctctgtgtgtctctctctctgtgtgtctctctctctgtgtgtctctctctctctgtgtctctctctctctgtgtctctctctctctgtgtctctctctctctgtgtcactctccctctctgtgtgtctctctctctgtgtctctccgtctgtgtctctctctcgctgtctctctctctctgtgtgtctctctctctccctctctgtgtctctctccctctctgtgtctctctccctctctgtgtctctctccctctctgtgtctccctctctgtgtctctctccctctctgtgtctccctctctgtgtctctctccctctctgtgtctctctccctctctgtgtctctctccctctctgtgtctctctccctctctgtgtctctctccctctctctgtctctctccctctctctgtctctctccctctctctgtctctctccccctctctgtctctctccctctctctgtctctctccctctctctgtctctctctctctgtctgtctgccctctctctctctgtctgtctgccctctctctctgtctgtctgccctctctccctgtctgtctaccctctctctctcgctctctgcctctctctctctctgtctctctgtctctgtctctgtctctctctctgccccctgtctctctctgcctgccctctctctctctgcctctctctgtgcctctgtctctctctctgcctctctctctgcctctctctgtgcctctgtctctctctctctgcctctctctctgtctctctctctctgtctctgtctctctctctgccccctgtctctctctgcctgccctctctctctctgcctctctctgtgcctctgtctctctctctgcctctctctctgcctctctctctctctgcctctgcctctctctctctctcactgcctctctctctctctctgtctctctctctctgtctccctctctctgcccctctctctctctgcccctctctctctctgcccctctctctctctgcccctctctctctctgcccctctctctctctgcccctctctctctctctgtctctctctctgcctctgtctgtctctctgtctctctccttctctctgtcactctccctctctgtctctctctctcttcctctatccctctctctctccctctctgtcactctgagtgtgagggacaggagattcaTTGGGGATGAGAGATcagaatttcactccgaaaaaaTACTCGGACGAGTACTTGGAACGTCGGAACGTGCCCAGGATATGGGACGGGTGCAGGGACCTGGGATTAGCGACACTTTagaggtagttattgtcggtacagactcgatgggctgaagggcctgttctgcccccctctgactctctctctctgtctctctctgttctctctttcCCAGTTCCTCCGGAAAGGTCGTGGGGATTTCTTTGTGGGTTGTATGTTCCTGGCGGAAGTCAGCACCCCGTTTGTGTGCTTGGGAAAGGTTCTGATCCAGGTAAGCTGGGCTTCTCACCGCGGGAGCGGGGGCTGCGATCACAGCCCGGGCGTGGGGGGACGGGACCTGggctccccactctccccccagcgGACAcctgtctctcccccacactctctccccccccccatccactgtgctggggaaagtttagaggagacgtgaggggtaagtgttttacacagagagtgttagGTGTCTGGGACACATTGCCAaggggtggtgggagcagatacgagaagggtgtttaaggggcttttagataagcaccgGAATATGTGAGCAATACAGCGACATGGACCAAGGCGGAAGGGATTGGTTTAATTTCGGGTCGTGTTTGTCACAttatcgtggaccgaagggccttaacgttttttaaagtttatgaattagtcacaagcaggcagggcggcacagtgggttagcgctgctgcctcacagcgcgagggacccgggttcaatcccggctcgggtcactgtctgtgcggagtctgcacgttctccccgtgtctgcgtgggtttcctccgggtgctccggtttcttcccacactccaaagatgtgcaggttagggggattggccatggtaaattgtaccttagtgtccaaaatgtgcgggttaggtggattggccatgctaaattgtcccttagtgtccaaagatgtgtaggttagggtggattggccatgctaaattgtcccttagtgtccaaagatgtgtaggttaggtggattggccatgctaaattgtcccttagtgtccaaagatgtgtaggttaggtggattggccatgctaaattgccccttagtgtccaaagatgtgcaggttagggtggattggccatgctaaattgtcccttagtgtccaaagatgtgcaggttaggtggattggccgtgctaaattgccccttagtgtccaaagatgtgtaggttagggtggattggccgtgctaaattgtcccttagtgtccaaagatgtgtaggttaggtggattggccatgctaaattgtcccttagtgtccaaagatgtgtaggttaggggga is a genomic window of Mustelus asterias unplaced genomic scaffold, sMusAst1.hap1.1 HAP1_SCAFFOLD_4331, whole genome shotgun sequence containing:
- the LOC144491056 gene encoding ceramide synthase-like, whose translation is MASSAGIIIVKSCRKHVMEDRHWLTNAYVLFAVPYFAYDIYAMYLCHWYKYRVKGHELDATYNRAILKSYVRKEFLMVIHHSVMFAVCFPVSVFLRKGRGDFFVGCMFLAEVSTPFVCLGKVLIQ